From Pseudovibrio sp. Tun.PSC04-5.I4, a single genomic window includes:
- a CDS encoding helix-turn-helix domain-containing protein has translation MSTEIRSGCPIANTLDIVGDRWSLLILRDMFNGKKIFSEFLKSPEKITTSVLTVRLNQLEAAGLVAKELYQSNPKRYQYLLSERGQEILPVLQEMCRWANKHMPETWIPPESFMEKRM, from the coding sequence ATGTCAACTGAAATTCGATCCGGCTGTCCCATTGCCAATACGCTGGACATTGTCGGAGACCGCTGGAGCCTCCTGATCTTGCGGGACATGTTCAACGGAAAAAAAATCTTCTCAGAGTTTTTGAAATCACCTGAGAAAATAACGACAAGCGTTTTAACAGTGCGACTTAATCAGTTGGAAGCTGCCGGTTTGGTGGCAAAGGAGCTCTACCAGTCAAACCCCAAGCGTTACCAATATCTGCTGTCGGAGCGAGGGCAGGAGATCTTGCCGGTGCTTCAGGAGATGTGTCGTTGGGCCAACAAACACATGCCGGAAACATGGATCCCACCTGAAAGTTTTATGGAAAAACGCATGTAG
- a CDS encoding ABC transporter substrate-binding protein, which produces MKHYLSSGIAASLLLGSASFAFAASELTIESWRNDDLSIWQDTILPAFMAANPEVKIKFSPTAPTQYNAALNAKLDGGTAGDLITCRPFDGSLDLYNKGYLANLQGMTTLDNFPDSAKGAWSTDDGSATFCVPMAAVIHGFIYNKDAFAEIGIEPPNTQEEFMAVLEKIKQDGNYTPMAMGSLDQWEAAAMGYQNIGPMYWKGEEGRKSIVDGSGKLTDEGWVKPFEVLAKWGPYLGDGFEAQSYPDSQTLFTLGRAAIYPAGSWEIAGFNRDAEFKMGAFRPPLPKAGDSCYISDHTDIGIGLNAASPNSEAAKKFLEWMGTKEFAELYSNAVPGFFSLSKHEISLKDPLADEFISWRKDCQSTNRSAAQIVSRGTPNLWNEMWGVSANVINGSQTPQEAVNQLQVGLSAWYDPQKD; this is translated from the coding sequence ATGAAACATTATTTGTCATCAGGAATTGCTGCGTCTTTACTTTTAGGCTCTGCATCATTCGCGTTTGCTGCGTCGGAGCTGACAATTGAAAGCTGGCGTAATGACGACCTAAGCATCTGGCAGGACACAATCCTACCAGCATTTATGGCCGCCAATCCAGAGGTCAAAATCAAGTTTTCGCCAACAGCGCCAACTCAGTACAACGCAGCGTTGAACGCTAAGCTGGACGGTGGAACTGCTGGCGATTTGATCACCTGTCGTCCGTTTGATGGTTCATTGGATCTTTACAACAAAGGCTACCTGGCCAATTTGCAGGGCATGACCACGCTCGATAATTTCCCGGATTCTGCGAAGGGCGCATGGAGCACAGACGACGGCAGCGCAACGTTCTGTGTACCTATGGCGGCTGTAATCCACGGCTTCATTTACAACAAAGATGCTTTTGCTGAAATCGGCATAGAACCACCAAATACTCAGGAAGAGTTTATGGCTGTTCTTGAGAAGATTAAGCAGGACGGCAACTACACCCCAATGGCAATGGGTAGTCTGGACCAGTGGGAAGCCGCTGCGATGGGTTATCAAAACATTGGTCCAATGTATTGGAAGGGTGAAGAAGGCCGCAAATCAATCGTTGATGGTTCTGGCAAGTTGACTGATGAAGGTTGGGTCAAGCCATTTGAAGTACTTGCAAAATGGGGCCCTTATCTGGGGGATGGCTTTGAAGCTCAGTCCTACCCGGACAGCCAAACCCTGTTTACGTTAGGTCGTGCAGCAATTTACCCGGCTGGTTCATGGGAAATTGCTGGCTTCAACCGTGATGCAGAGTTCAAAATGGGCGCTTTCCGTCCACCTCTGCCTAAGGCTGGCGACTCCTGTTATATCTCTGACCACACTGACATTGGTATTGGTCTGAATGCTGCGTCTCCAAATTCAGAAGCTGCTAAGAAGTTCTTGGAGTGGATGGGAACAAAAGAATTTGCAGAACTGTACTCCAACGCGGTTCCTGGCTTCTTCTCACTATCCAAACATGAGATCTCTTTGAAGGACCCGCTCGCGGATGAGTTCATCTCATGGCGTAAAGATTGTCAGTCCACCAATCGTTCTGCTGCTCAGATCGTGTCTCGCGGCACGCCAAATCTTTGGAACGAGATGTGGGGCGTTTCTGCAAACGTAATCAACGGTTCTCAGACACCTCAGGAAGCTGTTAACCAGCTTCAGGTTGGCCTGAGCGCTTGGTACGATCCGCAGAAAGACTAA
- a CDS encoding carbohydrate ABC transporter permease, whose product MAISRARRNRVAELGAHAILLTFSVIALFPVILVVINSFKAKKAIFRAPLELPTSETLDLVGYSTVLQQGNFPLYFWNSLFVTGTSLFFILLFGAMAAFALSEYKFRGNRFMGLYMALGIMIPIRLGTVGILTLMVAANLVNTHWALILVYTAQGLPLAIFILSEFMASVSSDLKSAGRIDGLSEYSIFLRLVLPLVRPALATVAVFSMIPIWNDLWFPLILAPSESTKTLTLGAQVFVGQFTNNWNAILAAMALAVIPVLVLYTVFSRQLISGLTSGAVK is encoded by the coding sequence ATGGCTATTTCTCGTGCAAGACGAAACCGAGTGGCGGAACTGGGCGCTCATGCAATCCTGCTAACCTTTTCAGTGATTGCGCTCTTTCCTGTTATTCTCGTTGTCATCAATTCCTTCAAAGCTAAGAAGGCAATTTTCCGGGCGCCTTTGGAACTTCCAACTTCAGAAACGTTGGATCTGGTAGGGTACTCTACTGTTCTGCAGCAGGGCAATTTCCCGCTGTATTTCTGGAATTCCTTATTCGTGACCGGAACCAGCTTGTTCTTTATTCTTTTGTTTGGGGCAATGGCTGCCTTCGCGTTGAGTGAGTACAAGTTTCGCGGCAACCGTTTCATGGGCCTTTACATGGCTCTGGGTATTATGATCCCGATCCGGCTTGGCACCGTCGGCATTCTAACGCTGATGGTCGCCGCCAATCTGGTGAATACCCACTGGGCGTTGATCCTAGTGTACACCGCGCAAGGCTTGCCACTGGCAATCTTCATTCTCTCCGAATTCATGGCGTCTGTGTCTTCTGACTTAAAGTCCGCAGGGCGAATTGATGGCCTTTCGGAATACTCGATCTTCCTCCGTCTCGTCTTGCCTTTGGTGCGACCCGCGCTTGCAACTGTCGCTGTGTTCTCTATGATTCCGATCTGGAATGATCTCTGGTTCCCGCTCATTTTGGCACCATCAGAAAGCACCAAAACACTCACACTTGGGGCACAGGTGTTTGTTGGGCAGTTCACAAACAACTGGAACGCAATTCTCGCGGCGATGGCATTGGCTGTTATTCCAGTCCTCGTTTTGTACACGGTCTTCTCACGCCAACTCATTAGCGGGCTAACATCTGGGGCAGTCAAATGA
- the xapA gene encoding xanthosine phosphorylase encodes MVLDAPKLAMKTILDRKPGFQPRAAFILGSGLGVLADQMEDKISIPYEELEGFPISTVHGHSGELVLGKMHGVDVVCMKGRGHFYEGHGMKVMTTPVRTFKLLGCEMLFVTNAAGSLRPDRIDVGSLVVFNDHINTMPESPLVGVNDEEYGPRFFSVANAYDKELRKEALAVAKENNIHLNEGVFVGYTGPNFETAAEIRMMQVIGGDVVGMSVVPEVLSAAHCGLPVLAVCAITNMAEGLGETELSHEQTLACAKLAEGDFVGLIEAFVKKHF; translated from the coding sequence ATGGTTCTGGACGCTCCGAAACTGGCAATGAAAACGATCTTAGATCGCAAACCGGGATTCCAGCCACGCGCTGCATTCATTCTTGGGTCTGGCTTGGGCGTACTCGCCGATCAGATGGAAGATAAAATTTCCATTCCCTATGAAGAATTAGAAGGTTTTCCAATCAGCACAGTTCACGGCCATTCAGGTGAGTTGGTTCTGGGCAAAATGCATGGCGTTGACGTTGTTTGCATGAAAGGTCGCGGCCACTTTTACGAAGGCCACGGCATGAAAGTTATGACCACTCCGGTCCGCACTTTTAAACTGCTGGGCTGTGAAATGCTGTTTGTGACCAACGCGGCTGGTTCTCTGAGACCAGATCGGATTGATGTTGGTTCCTTGGTTGTTTTCAATGACCACATCAACACCATGCCAGAATCTCCACTGGTAGGCGTTAATGATGAAGAATACGGCCCACGGTTCTTCTCTGTCGCAAATGCATACGATAAAGAACTTCGCAAAGAAGCTTTGGCGGTTGCTAAAGAAAACAACATCCACCTCAACGAAGGTGTGTTTGTTGGTTACACCGGTCCAAACTTTGAGACAGCTGCAGAAATCCGGATGATGCAGGTTATCGGCGGCGATGTTGTCGGTATGTCTGTCGTCCCTGAAGTTCTCTCAGCGGCTCACTGCGGTCTTCCTGTTCTCGCAGTTTGTGCAATCACCAACATGGCAGAAGGTCTCGGAGAGACTGAACTCTCGCATGAGCAAACACTGGCCTGCGCAAAGCTTGCTGAAGGGGACTTCGTCGGCCTGATCGAAGCTTTCGTCAAAAAGCACTTCTAA
- the ugpC gene encoding sn-glycerol-3-phosphate ABC transporter ATP-binding protein UgpC, whose protein sequence is MANLTITSLYKSFGAENVLDGIDLDIKSGEFLVLLGPSGCGKSTLLRIMAGLEDESAGDIAIDGKSIAHLSPSKREIAMVFQTYALYPHLNVRGNMELVLKQAGYSKTEIKKRVAESARALELEPLMDRKPSQLSGGQRQRVAIGRAIVRDPKIFLFDEPLSNLDAALRGQVRLEIARLHQRLSATMVYVTHDQVEAMTLADRIVVMNGGEVQQIGTPRDLYERPANLFVASFIGSPNMNFLKLQKFEAKGCQLHDGSWLPITSKASVMPANVTLGIRPSHCKLHEQKAEGFLPGKVLLEEYLGDTTFVHVELDTGEHIVVREDPEINHKTDDAVYVELTLAGVHLFNTDTGNRMETSAVVTQKTERA, encoded by the coding sequence ATGGCCAATTTAACAATCACATCTCTCTACAAGTCCTTTGGTGCCGAGAACGTTCTGGATGGGATTGATCTGGATATCAAGTCCGGTGAGTTCCTCGTTTTGCTTGGCCCGTCAGGCTGCGGAAAATCCACACTCTTGCGCATTATGGCAGGATTGGAGGATGAGAGCGCGGGCGACATCGCCATTGACGGAAAATCCATCGCGCATCTATCGCCCTCCAAACGCGAAATCGCCATGGTGTTCCAAACCTATGCGCTTTACCCGCATTTGAATGTGCGCGGGAATATGGAGCTGGTTCTTAAGCAAGCCGGGTATTCCAAGACTGAGATTAAAAAGCGTGTGGCCGAAAGCGCGCGTGCCCTTGAGCTGGAACCGCTCATGGATCGCAAACCCTCGCAGCTATCCGGAGGTCAGCGCCAGCGTGTTGCTATTGGCCGCGCGATTGTACGTGACCCGAAGATCTTTCTGTTTGATGAACCTCTTTCAAACCTGGATGCAGCTTTGCGCGGTCAGGTGCGGTTGGAAATCGCACGCCTGCATCAACGCCTCTCAGCGACCATGGTTTACGTTACCCATGATCAGGTAGAAGCCATGACGCTGGCAGACCGTATTGTGGTGATGAATGGCGGTGAAGTTCAGCAGATCGGCACGCCAAGGGATCTTTACGAGCGGCCAGCCAATCTGTTTGTGGCCAGCTTTATCGGCTCTCCAAATATGAACTTTCTGAAGCTTCAAAAATTTGAGGCAAAGGGCTGTCAATTGCACGATGGTTCATGGCTTCCAATAACCAGCAAAGCCTCTGTGATGCCTGCCAACGTTACCTTGGGCATTCGTCCATCACACTGCAAACTGCATGAGCAAAAAGCCGAGGGCTTCTTGCCCGGCAAGGTTCTTCTCGAGGAATATCTCGGTGACACAACCTTTGTGCATGTTGAACTGGATACCGGTGAGCATATCGTTGTTAGGGAAGACCCGGAGATCAACCATAAAACAGATGACGCAGTCTATGTGGAGCTCACGCTAGCAGGTGTTCATCTGTTCAACACAGACACTGGCAACCGCATGGAAACCTCAGCAGTTGTAACCCAAAAAACTGAGAGGGCTTAA
- a CDS encoding TRAP transporter large permease subunit — translation MAIPLFVFMGLVLERSRIAEDLLEEMAKLFGSLRGGLGISVVLVGGLLAASTGTVGATVVTMALIALPTMLRNGYDPKLAAGTVCTAGTLGQIIPPSTLLIILSEVMSNAYQQAQFEEGKFTVETISVGQIFSAALFPGLMLVGVYVVYILVRAYFQPSIAPAMDQELLGKPSVSRIASVLVPPVALIVAVLGSILGGIATPTEAAAVGAVGALLLAGFRLGNGRSNLLLAASVAALLLVIFLAGSTTIRLQKSDLSATDWMLAAIAVALLAVGVSGLAQSILRMWRSQLLAPVMTNTLSISAMIFATIIGASVFSLIFRGLGGDTRIEELISAMPGGEMGALLFVMALIFALGFFMDFVEISVILLPIVGPTLLMMGFDPIWLAVMIAINLQTSFLTPPFGFSLFYLRGAAPPEITTGMIYKGVFPYILLQIVGMGLIWFFPRIATWLPSILY, via the coding sequence TTGGCTATCCCATTATTTGTGTTCATGGGTTTGGTTCTGGAACGCAGCCGGATTGCGGAAGACCTGCTGGAAGAGATGGCCAAGCTGTTTGGTTCACTACGCGGCGGTTTGGGTATCTCCGTGGTGCTCGTGGGCGGGCTATTAGCAGCCTCTACAGGAACTGTTGGCGCGACGGTTGTGACAATGGCACTGATTGCTTTGCCAACTATGCTGCGTAATGGGTACGATCCGAAGCTGGCTGCTGGAACGGTTTGCACAGCCGGTACATTGGGTCAGATCATTCCACCTTCAACGCTGCTGATCATCCTGTCTGAGGTGATGTCCAACGCCTACCAGCAAGCTCAGTTTGAGGAAGGCAAGTTCACCGTTGAGACCATTAGCGTAGGGCAGATATTTTCTGCAGCTTTGTTTCCTGGCCTGATGCTGGTTGGCGTTTATGTGGTCTACATTCTGGTACGCGCGTATTTCCAGCCAAGCATCGCACCTGCAATGGATCAAGAGCTGCTCGGGAAACCATCAGTGTCCCGGATTGCCTCCGTTTTGGTCCCGCCCGTTGCGTTGATCGTTGCAGTGCTGGGGTCCATTCTCGGTGGTATTGCTACGCCGACAGAGGCAGCTGCTGTTGGCGCTGTTGGTGCGTTGTTGCTGGCGGGATTCCGACTTGGCAATGGACGGTCGAACTTGCTTCTGGCCGCAAGTGTTGCGGCGCTGTTGCTGGTCATCTTCCTTGCTGGTTCCACCACCATTCGTTTGCAAAAGAGTGATCTGAGCGCAACGGACTGGATGCTTGCAGCCATCGCTGTGGCTCTGCTCGCGGTGGGTGTGAGTGGTTTGGCTCAGAGCATACTGCGGATGTGGCGTTCTCAGCTGCTGGCGCCTGTGATGACCAATACGCTGTCTATCTCAGCTATGATCTTTGCGACCATAATTGGTGCAAGCGTCTTCTCGCTGATCTTCCGCGGTTTGGGTGGGGACACGCGCATCGAGGAGCTGATTTCTGCTATGCCGGGCGGGGAGATGGGCGCACTGCTATTTGTGATGGCACTCATATTTGCACTCGGCTTCTTTATGGATTTCGTCGAGATTTCCGTGATCCTGCTGCCGATTGTCGGACCAACCTTGTTGATGATGGGCTTTGATCCCATCTGGCTGGCTGTGATGATCGCGATCAATCTGCAAACCAGTTTCCTGACACCTCCGTTTGGATTCTCCCTGTTCTATCTGCGTGGGGCTGCTCCGCCGGAGATTACAACAGGCATGATCTACAAGGGCGTGTTTCCATACATTCTGCTGCAGATTGTTGGTATGGGGTTGATCTGGTTCTTCCCGCGGATTGCGACTTGGTTGCCGTCGATACTTTACTGA
- a CDS encoding GFA family protein, whose translation MESAFTGSCLCGNVQLKSAVKPQITAHCHCEDCRKSSGTGHCTHAAVPKEAVEVTGKLSFFDKPADSGNVVTRGFCPTCGSAVYSLNSAMTDLIFIRASAVDQPEVIDPQVVVYSSRAPSWDKIDETLPAFPEMPPQGSREIIEEGVNT comes from the coding sequence ATGGAAAGCGCATTTACAGGGTCCTGCCTATGCGGGAATGTACAACTGAAATCAGCAGTAAAGCCGCAAATTACTGCGCATTGCCATTGTGAGGACTGCCGAAAATCATCCGGGACAGGACATTGCACCCATGCTGCTGTGCCTAAAGAGGCCGTCGAGGTAACTGGCAAACTCAGTTTCTTCGACAAACCAGCCGATAGTGGAAACGTTGTGACACGTGGGTTCTGCCCAACGTGCGGCAGTGCTGTCTACTCGCTCAATTCTGCCATGACTGATCTGATTTTCATTCGTGCATCAGCTGTTGACCAGCCAGAAGTTATTGACCCACAAGTCGTAGTCTATTCCAGCAGAGCTCCGTCTTGGGACAAAATTGACGAAACATTGCCAGCTTTTCCGGAGATGCCTCCACAGGGCTCACGTGAGATAATTGAAGAAGGTGTCAACACCTAG
- a CDS encoding NupC/NupG family nucleoside CNT transporter: protein MFATGFLGIIALIAVGYALSTNRKAIKLRTVGGALALQIGIGAFVLYVPVGRTILEAMSHGVSAVIDSGRSGINFLFGNLTNGALSDTVGFVFAFNVLCLVIFFSALIAVLYHLGIMQLVIRYIGGGLAKLLGISQAESMSAVSNVFVGQTEAPLVVKPYMSRMSDSEFFAVMCGGMASVAGTVLGGYALMGVQIEYLLAASFMAAPGGLLFAKLIIPETKDITYTVEKNISFSDEKPENVLAAAGQGAMNGLQLAGAIGANLVAMIGLITLVNLMLGGLGGFAGLDLSLELILGWVFSPIAYLLGVPLADIDVAGSLIGKKLVVNEFVAYLDLKNYLVDSTAIEMGLPVIQEKSKAIISFALCGFANISSMGILIGGLGVLAPSRMNFIAKYGPRTLVAATCSNLMSAAIAGIFISLAM from the coding sequence ATGTTCGCAACAGGTTTTCTCGGTATTATAGCCCTCATCGCGGTTGGTTATGCGCTTTCAACCAATCGCAAAGCGATCAAACTTCGGACAGTTGGCGGCGCACTTGCACTCCAGATCGGTATCGGTGCGTTCGTCCTTTATGTTCCAGTAGGTCGCACTATTCTGGAAGCAATGTCACACGGCGTTTCCGCTGTCATCGACAGTGGTCGTTCCGGCATCAACTTCCTGTTTGGCAACCTGACAAACGGTGCACTGAGCGATACGGTCGGCTTTGTCTTTGCCTTCAATGTTTTGTGTCTGGTTATCTTTTTCTCAGCTCTGATTGCAGTGCTTTACCATCTGGGCATCATGCAGCTCGTCATCCGCTACATTGGTGGAGGCTTGGCAAAATTGCTTGGTATCTCACAGGCAGAGTCGATGTCTGCCGTTTCCAACGTCTTCGTTGGTCAAACAGAAGCGCCGCTGGTTGTTAAGCCGTACATGTCCCGCATGTCTGACAGTGAATTCTTCGCTGTTATGTGTGGGGGGATGGCGTCCGTAGCGGGTACTGTTCTAGGTGGTTACGCTCTGATGGGTGTACAGATTGAGTATCTCTTGGCTGCATCCTTCATGGCTGCTCCCGGCGGCTTGCTCTTTGCAAAGCTGATCATTCCAGAAACCAAAGACATTACCTACACCGTTGAAAAGAACATCAGCTTTAGCGATGAAAAGCCAGAAAACGTGCTAGCCGCTGCTGGTCAGGGCGCTATGAACGGTCTTCAGCTGGCTGGTGCAATAGGTGCAAACCTCGTTGCAATGATCGGCTTGATCACTCTAGTGAACCTGATGCTGGGCGGTCTCGGTGGCTTTGCTGGGTTGGATCTGTCTCTTGAGCTGATCCTCGGCTGGGTTTTCTCACCAATTGCGTATCTGCTCGGTGTTCCATTGGCTGATATCGATGTTGCAGGCTCTTTGATCGGTAAGAAACTGGTTGTCAACGAGTTCGTTGCTTACCTTGATCTGAAGAACTACCTCGTAGATTCAACCGCAATTGAGATGGGTCTGCCTGTTATTCAAGAAAAATCCAAAGCGATCATTTCCTTCGCTCTGTGTGGCTTCGCGAATATCTCAAGCATGGGTATCCTCATCGGTGGCCTCGGCGTTCTTGCTCCATCCCGCATGAACTTCATCGCAAAATACGGCCCTCGCACACTTGTTGCTGCAACTTGCTCAAATCTCATGAGTGCGGCAATTGCAGGTATCTTTATCTCCCTGGCAATGTAG
- a CDS encoding Gfo/Idh/MocA family oxidoreductase, with protein sequence MSDKPIRVLTAGLGNMGRSHALAYEANPGFEIVALVNRSVVELPTELKHHSIQHDFAEALAETKPDLVSICTYSDSHADYAVMAMEAGADVFVEKPLATTLEDAQRVVETARKLGRKLVVGYILRHHPSWTTLIAQSRNLGGPYVFRMNLNQQSSGATWKTHKQLMQTTSPIVDCGVHYIDVMCQITDAKPIEVRGMGVRLSDELPDDMYNYGHLQVLFEDGSVGWYEAGWGPMMSETAFFVKDVISKNGSVSIVMEDEARSDDIDMHTKTSTIRVHYGETDANGTFTRKDEMLSMEGEPGHQALCDREQAFVLKAIQDDLDLEDHMNAAVNSLAVVLAADQAVRTGNAQKLDL encoded by the coding sequence ATGAGTGACAAACCAATTCGCGTACTCACTGCCGGTCTTGGCAACATGGGCCGTTCCCACGCTTTGGCATATGAAGCCAATCCGGGTTTCGAAATCGTGGCGCTGGTCAACCGATCAGTTGTTGAACTGCCAACTGAGCTGAAGCACCACTCAATTCAACATGACTTTGCAGAAGCTTTGGCGGAAACAAAGCCTGATCTTGTGTCCATCTGTACCTATTCTGACAGCCATGCAGATTACGCCGTCATGGCGATGGAAGCAGGCGCGGACGTGTTTGTTGAAAAGCCGCTTGCAACTACTCTGGAAGATGCGCAGCGCGTGGTGGAGACAGCACGTAAACTGGGACGTAAACTGGTGGTTGGGTACATCCTGCGCCATCATCCGTCTTGGACAACGCTGATCGCGCAATCGAGAAATCTAGGTGGTCCATATGTCTTCCGTATGAATTTGAACCAGCAATCCAGCGGTGCAACATGGAAGACCCATAAGCAGTTGATGCAGACAACATCACCTATCGTGGACTGTGGCGTGCACTACATTGATGTCATGTGCCAGATAACCGATGCCAAGCCGATCGAAGTCCGTGGCATGGGTGTTCGTTTGAGTGATGAACTGCCCGATGACATGTACAACTATGGCCATTTACAGGTGTTGTTCGAAGATGGATCTGTAGGTTGGTATGAGGCAGGTTGGGGTCCGATGATGTCGGAAACGGCCTTCTTCGTCAAAGACGTGATCTCCAAAAACGGCAGTGTTTCCATTGTTATGGAAGACGAAGCTCGCTCCGACGATATCGACATGCATACCAAAACGTCGACAATCCGCGTTCACTATGGCGAAACAGATGCTAACGGCACCTTCACCCGCAAGGATGAGATGCTCAGCATGGAAGGTGAGCCGGGTCATCAGGCATTGTGTGATCGCGAGCAAGCTTTCGTGTTGAAGGCAATTCAGGATGACCTCGATCTGGAAGACCACATGAACGCAGCGGTGAATTCTCTGGCTGTTGTGTTGGCAGCAGATCAGGCAGTTCGCACTGGTAATGCTCAGAAACTGGACTTGTAA
- a CDS encoding LysR substrate-binding domain-containing protein, protein MHDLITSGRITFRMLRYFHQVAVSGHFGRAAEELNISKSPMSIQIKELEVALGLSLFERDSRNVSLTAAGRLLQRECEQIFSALDHAITKTQKLGRAVNSTLNIGIVSSAFLDGFANLLSDFRGKHPDCTLNFTELAPTQQKNALDAGRIDLGICRHGDTLNSPSMNSIILVKENLTLAVPSTHPLKDRRVVSLAELKEEDMAVLDRTMSQATPLLIAKCREHGFYPKTAFEVIEPSTLLALVASGQAVALISDCFRSQTSKNVRFIRLKEEIPSDLCAIYKKQNDSKVVRKFLHFIEFDYKPHFGET, encoded by the coding sequence ATGCACGATCTAATCACATCAGGACGCATTACTTTCCGTATGCTGCGCTATTTTCATCAGGTCGCAGTAAGCGGGCATTTCGGTCGTGCTGCTGAAGAACTGAATATCTCCAAGTCCCCAATGTCTATTCAGATCAAGGAATTGGAGGTTGCTCTCGGCTTGTCTTTATTTGAGAGAGATTCCCGGAATGTGTCTTTGACAGCCGCAGGACGCTTGCTTCAGCGTGAATGTGAGCAGATTTTCAGTGCTCTAGACCATGCAATTACGAAGACGCAAAAACTGGGTCGCGCGGTTAATTCTACACTGAATATCGGGATCGTGAGCAGCGCGTTCCTAGACGGCTTTGCAAACCTACTCTCAGACTTTAGAGGGAAGCACCCTGACTGTACGCTGAACTTTACCGAGCTTGCACCAACTCAACAAAAAAATGCGCTTGATGCTGGCAGAATTGATCTGGGTATTTGCCGCCATGGGGACACCCTCAATTCTCCGAGCATGAACTCTATCATCCTCGTGAAAGAGAACCTCACACTTGCCGTGCCGAGCACGCATCCCCTCAAGGATAGACGTGTTGTTTCTCTTGCTGAGTTGAAAGAGGAAGACATGGCCGTGCTTGATCGGACTATGTCTCAGGCTACGCCATTGCTGATCGCCAAATGCAGAGAGCACGGCTTTTACCCTAAGACTGCGTTTGAGGTGATTGAACCAAGCACGTTACTGGCTCTTGTGGCATCGGGTCAGGCAGTTGCATTGATAAGCGATTGTTTCCGCAGTCAAACTTCGAAGAACGTTCGATTTATTCGGTTGAAGGAGGAAATTCCTTCTGACCTCTGCGCCATCTACAAAAAGCAGAATGATTCAAAGGTTGTGAGGAAGTTCCTTCACTTCATTGAGTTCGACTACAAACCGCATTTTGGCGAAACTTAA
- a CDS encoding sugar ABC transporter permease has protein sequence MVKVEQDLLESAPKKRPFRWHILVFLAPAVLVYTMIMILPLAETLRFSFFQRDTTTQVISFVGLENYTRLFFDQFWVKPFFNALWNNFYFFFINMLVQNPLGILIAALLSMVHLPGKKLYRTAIFMPTLLSFVVVGFVWKLMLSPLWGVSKGMLKSVGLGSWFMPFLGKEETALTTLSLISVWQFVGIPMMLIYAALLSIPEEVIEAAECDGVTGISQFFKIKLVLILPTIGIISIITFVGNFNAFDLIYTTQGPLAGPNFSTDLLGTILYRTFYGQQLQPGDPNMGAAIATVMFFIILIGVAFYLFFVQRKLTRYEM, from the coding sequence ATGGTGAAAGTGGAACAAGACCTTCTGGAAAGCGCGCCGAAAAAAAGGCCCTTTCGCTGGCATATCCTCGTCTTTTTGGCACCGGCGGTCCTCGTCTATACGATGATTATGATCCTGCCCCTGGCGGAAACTCTGCGGTTCTCGTTTTTCCAAAGAGACACAACAACGCAAGTGATCTCCTTTGTGGGATTGGAGAATTACACTCGGTTATTTTTTGATCAGTTCTGGGTCAAGCCGTTCTTCAATGCGCTTTGGAATAACTTCTATTTCTTCTTCATCAATATGCTCGTGCAGAATCCTCTGGGCATCTTGATCGCAGCCTTGCTCTCTATGGTGCATTTACCTGGTAAAAAGCTTTATCGCACAGCCATATTTATGCCTACGCTGCTTTCATTCGTGGTGGTTGGTTTCGTTTGGAAATTGATGTTATCGCCACTTTGGGGTGTTTCCAAAGGCATGCTCAAGTCTGTTGGTCTTGGCAGTTGGTTCATGCCATTTCTGGGCAAGGAAGAAACCGCTCTGACAACGCTCTCTCTCATCTCTGTCTGGCAATTTGTCGGTATCCCGATGATGCTTATTTATGCGGCGCTCCTCTCCATTCCGGAGGAAGTGATTGAAGCTGCTGAGTGCGATGGCGTGACGGGAATTTCTCAATTCTTTAAGATCAAACTGGTTTTGATCTTGCCAACCATCGGCATCATTTCGATCATCACGTTTGTTGGTAATTTCAATGCGTTTGACTTGATTTACACGACGCAAGGTCCGCTTGCGGGGCCAAATTTCTCGACGGATCTACTCGGAACGATCCTCTACCGAACGTTCTACGGGCAGCAACTTCAGCCGGGAGACCCGAATATGGGGGCCGCAATTGCTACGGTGATGTTCTTCATCATTCTGATTGGCGTTGCCTTCTATCTGTTCTTTGTTCAGCGCAAGCTGACGCGCTACGAGATGTGA